One genomic window of Hyperolius riggenbachi isolate aHypRig1 chromosome 7, aHypRig1.pri, whole genome shotgun sequence includes the following:
- the LOC137525549 gene encoding mas-related G-protein coupled receptor member D-like — translation MSNQSLNSTDPHPSASHMVISTLTMRITLCLVIVILCLVGLVGNTIVAFLLSFRIKLNQSTIYILNLAVADFLFLFGSGVVFLYFLCLFNGVDIPVQSDKAISVLGELLNNFAFNASLLFLCTLSFERCLLVCFPIWYKCRRPAHLSAIMCSVTWVLSLLIALLERFLSFEVRPTVYIVTSVFFLILTLILIVSSVILLIQIQKASTQCRPLKLYIVVVASIINYLISLVPARLVRMIFFFVVVPTSSTKLTSYIAISLCSVFNSSVNPYIYIIVGKWNKVVSTTQALEQAFREDSAHTSEQSTSLGSQQMDSKSKPNVSELSTGDNL, via the coding sequence ATGTCCAACCAAAGTTTGAATAGTACAGATCCCCATCCGTCCGCCAGTCATATGGTTATCTCAACTCTGACCATGCGAATAACCTTATGCCTTGTTATCGTCATTCTATGCCTTGTTGGATTAGTTGGGAATACAATTGTGGCGTTCTTGCTCAGTTTTCGAATCAAATTGAACCAGTCGACCATCTACATCCTCAACCTAGCTGTTGCtgacttcctcttcctgtttggAAGTGGTGTGGTCTTCTTATACTTCCTTTGCCTATTTAATGGAGtagacattcccgtgcagagtgacaaAGCTATAAGTGTGTTAGGAGAATTGCTGAATAATTTTGCATTTAACGCCAGTCTTTTGTTTCTTTGCACACTCAGCTTTGAACGATGTCTGCTGGTCTGCTTTCCCATATGGTACAAATGCCGTCGGCCAGCTCACCTGTCAGCCATAATGTGCTCAGTAACGTGGGTCTTGTCACTGCTCATAGCATTACTGGAACGTTTTCTTAGCTTCGAGGTGCGGCCAACAGTTTACATTGTCACGTCCGTTTTTTTTCTCATCTTGACTCTAATCCTGATTGTCTCCAGCGTGATTCTTCTCATCCAGATCCAGAAAGCCTCTACACAGTGCCGCCCTTTGAAACTGTACATTGTCGTTGTGGCCAGCATCATAAACTATCTTATCTCCCTGGTCCCTGCCAGACTCGTGAGGATGATATTTTTCTTTGTTGTTGTCCCAACATCATCCACAAAATTAACCTCCTACATTGCGATCTCTCTTTGCTCTGTCTTCAACTCTTCTGTCAACCCGTACATCTACATCATTGTGGGCAAATGGAACAAGGTTGTCTCCACCACTCAGGCTTTGGAACAGGCCTTCAGAGAGGACTCAGCTCATACATCTGAGCAAAGCACCTCACTGGGAAGTCAGCAGATGGACAGCAAAAGTAAACCTAATGTTTCAGAACTAAGTACGGGTGACAATTTGTAG